A single window of Shewanella sp. Choline-02u-19 DNA harbors:
- a CDS encoding SMEK domain-containing protein, with the protein MERDINLKKIAAYFSRISSEVKMLNCLGLYDINKISETICIPLLKEIYSLPNLKNLNATQDNFPAIDLACDQSKKSFQITSTSSSAKILNTLTKYKKYGLDKIYINVKVFILTEKQKSYTSKQLIQIAKETNFNIQDDIIDFSSLLVIIEREHDATLSGIILDILDSEFKKIDKFTIIRDKLDGLQERTLEKISNEIKTKKYIPNVYCEPVHVKNKARIFSNPLFFHRKIFRKLSKIDVSILNEYLKKLNVDEIQFNPQELVELVNSKGTYKEFLNSIESFEKYINLKASEFDKYNAYGDQEVENIGAPVDKEDMASLLKYAIWGELYPIINLLKSILDDIKLIKSKVFLITSFAGQGKTNFLCDFAEKFTIAFDIPTVFIPARELNKFSDNHITQFITNQRYFSTINDKFELCEFAESISESRGTPFLIIIDGINEIKNSESFKCELIDFINVSSQYIDIKLMVTCRSEFFDKNFDYLANSSLEKMTYRIKDLKREFTDLQLSNALRSYFKYFEIEGSLSNSAKSFLLDDFLLLRIFCESSEGTHIGKVTEIYKVELFETYIFNVVAKNYSVTEKKRLMPTIFKLIKSMLEANDFINISLSNLDAQQINIVEKLVHDDIILRRELPSESLLDLGAEQVNFTYDELRDFLIAFYFIDKCNNFSGETALVRECIDMINNTPSQEGVIKYFYLLTRIKKNVEAYTEIENITNFHSIYSSCIMSIREQFHTDNDLVIVNKILSSYKDREPLRVMAYKLFIQKDLTRILNISVLIDFINTVEDCDYKTFISIMLDDHYSNYHSRYCKADKYISDCIKAIEGGNKISENGLTFSIQVAVLSNGHLQYELINSIKNLPVTTIESACDYLNVAKCSFLMNLRNSIRESKNNAPILTL; encoded by the coding sequence ATGGAAAGGGATATTAATTTAAAAAAAATAGCAGCATATTTTTCTCGGATTTCTTCTGAGGTAAAAATGCTAAATTGTTTAGGGCTTTATGATATTAATAAAATATCTGAAACAATTTGCATCCCATTGCTTAAAGAAATTTATTCACTACCTAATTTAAAAAACCTGAATGCTACTCAGGATAATTTTCCAGCAATAGATCTAGCTTGTGATCAATCTAAAAAATCTTTTCAAATAACATCTACAAGTAGTTCAGCCAAAATATTAAATACGCTGACAAAGTATAAGAAGTATGGGTTAGATAAAATTTATATTAACGTTAAGGTGTTCATCCTTACCGAAAAGCAAAAGTCTTATACTTCTAAACAACTAATCCAAATAGCAAAGGAAACAAATTTTAATATACAAGATGACATTATTGATTTTTCTTCTCTATTAGTGATAATTGAAAGGGAACATGATGCTACGTTATCAGGTATTATTTTAGATATTTTAGATTCTGAATTTAAAAAAATTGACAAGTTCACTATTATTAGAGACAAATTAGATGGGTTACAAGAAAGAACGTTAGAAAAAATCAGTAATGAAATAAAAACAAAGAAGTATATCCCTAATGTTTATTGTGAACCTGTTCATGTGAAGAACAAAGCAAGGATTTTCTCTAACCCTCTATTTTTCCATAGGAAAATATTTCGTAAGTTAAGTAAAATCGATGTATCAATCCTCAATGAATATCTTAAAAAGTTGAATGTTGATGAAATACAATTTAATCCTCAGGAATTAGTAGAGTTAGTAAATAGTAAAGGTACATATAAGGAGTTTTTGAACTCTATAGAATCATTTGAAAAATACATTAATCTGAAAGCGTCTGAGTTTGATAAGTATAATGCTTATGGTGATCAAGAGGTTGAAAATATTGGAGCCCCTGTAGATAAAGAGGATATGGCATCTTTATTAAAATATGCCATTTGGGGGGAGTTGTACCCGATAATTAATTTATTAAAGTCCATATTAGATGACATCAAATTAATTAAAAGCAAGGTGTTTTTAATTACAAGTTTTGCAGGTCAGGGTAAGACAAACTTTCTATGCGACTTTGCTGAAAAATTTACAATAGCATTTGATATACCTACAGTATTTATCCCTGCTAGAGAATTGAATAAGTTTAGTGATAACCATATTACACAATTTATAACGAATCAGAGGTATTTTTCTACCATTAATGATAAGTTTGAGCTTTGTGAATTTGCAGAAAGCATCTCAGAGTCTAGAGGTACACCATTTTTGATCATAATAGATGGAATAAATGAGATTAAAAATAGTGAATCATTCAAATGTGAACTTATTGACTTTATAAATGTTTCTTCCCAATATATTGATATTAAGTTAATGGTTACATGCAGAAGTGAGTTTTTTGATAAAAATTTCGATTATTTAGCAAACTCATCACTTGAAAAAATGACTTATAGGATTAAAGATTTAAAACGAGAATTTACTGACTTACAATTAAGTAACGCGCTCAGATCTTACTTTAAATACTTTGAAATTGAAGGATCTCTTTCTAATTCAGCAAAATCTTTTTTATTAGATGATTTCTTATTATTGAGGATTTTTTGTGAATCCAGTGAAGGAACACATATTGGTAAGGTAACAGAAATATATAAAGTTGAGCTATTTGAAACTTATATATTTAATGTTGTGGCGAAAAATTATTCAGTAACAGAAAAAAAACGATTGATGCCAACAATATTTAAATTAATTAAATCTATGCTCGAGGCTAATGATTTTATTAATATATCTCTTTCAAATCTTGATGCGCAGCAAATAAATATTGTAGAAAAACTAGTACATGATGATATTATTTTAAGAAGAGAGTTGCCATCAGAAAGCTTATTAGATCTTGGGGCTGAACAGGTTAATTTTACTTATGATGAGTTAAGAGACTTCTTGATTGCATTTTATTTTATTGATAAGTGCAATAACTTTAGTGGTGAAACCGCATTAGTCAGAGAGTGTATCGATATGATAAATAATACTCCTAGTCAAGAGGGTGTGATTAAGTATTTCTACTTGCTCACAAGGATTAAGAAGAATGTGGAAGCCTATACGGAAATTGAAAATATAACTAATTTCCACTCGATTTACTCTTCTTGTATTATGAGCATAAGGGAGCAGTTTCATACTGACAATGATCTTGTTATTGTTAATAAAATATTAAGTTCATATAAAGATAGAGAGCCTTTAAGAGTTATGGCGTATAAACTTTTCATACAAAAAGATCTTACTAGGATATTAAATATTTCTGTCTTAATCGATTTTATAAATACAGTCGAAGACTGTGATTACAAAACGTTCATCTCTATTATGCTCGATGACCATTATTCGAACTACCACTCTCGTTACTGTAAAGCTGATAAATATATTAGTGATTGTATAAAGGCTATTGAGGGGGGAAACAAAATCAGTGAAAATGGATTGACTTTCTCCATACAAGTGGCTGTCCTTTCAAATGGACATCTTCAATATGAACTTATAAATAGCATCAAAAACTTACCCGTTACAACTATAGAAAGTGCATGTGATTACTTAAATGTTGCAAAATGTAGTTTTCTTATGAACTTAAGAAATTCAATAAGGGAGAGTAAAAATAATGCACCAATACTTACACTCTAA
- a CDS encoding radical SAM/SPASM domain-containing protein, producing MKFRTYKDLGYSTLFNAKTGFFARVEDKGAPEPFWAPHGPELLDIAITNWCDKGCVFCYRESDKSGTHMSYKDYCYVIDAAEKMGVYQVALGGGNPNQHPEFISFLEYTYSKGIVPNYTTNGRGLTSEVLKASKEFCGAVAVSAYAPYIETEEAIKKLTQMNIKTNIHFLLDASSITKAIEWLKKPPLLLEGINALVFLNYKPTGRKVYEQRLLRNSPLVQEFFALATSNVSKFKVGFDSCCVSGLFARTDANVKTIEACDAGRFSMFISEDMKAYPCSFQKELHEGDVIPENGNFLDIWQNSDNFTGFRDYFASNRCGGCSSKKICLNGCPLFDEIVVCGNR from the coding sequence ATGAAATTTAGAACATATAAAGATTTAGGTTACAGCACATTATTTAATGCTAAAACAGGTTTTTTTGCTAGAGTTGAAGATAAAGGTGCACCGGAGCCGTTTTGGGCTCCACACGGCCCTGAATTATTAGATATTGCAATTACAAATTGGTGCGATAAAGGCTGTGTTTTTTGCTATAGAGAGTCAGATAAGTCTGGAACTCATATGTCTTATAAGGACTATTGTTATGTAATAGATGCAGCAGAAAAAATGGGGGTTTATCAAGTTGCTCTTGGTGGAGGTAACCCCAACCAACATCCAGAGTTTATTAGCTTTTTAGAGTATACATACTCAAAAGGAATTGTGCCGAATTATACTACGAACGGTAGAGGTCTTACTTCCGAGGTGTTAAAAGCGTCTAAAGAGTTTTGTGGAGCTGTAGCTGTAAGTGCCTATGCACCATATATCGAAACAGAAGAAGCTATAAAAAAGTTAACCCAAATGAATATTAAAACGAACATTCACTTTTTATTAGATGCAAGTAGCATTACAAAAGCAATTGAATGGCTAAAAAAACCACCTTTATTACTAGAGGGGATTAATGCATTAGTTTTTTTAAATTATAAACCTACGGGTAGAAAAGTGTATGAGCAAAGGTTATTAAGAAATAGCCCTCTCGTTCAAGAATTCTTTGCATTAGCAACCTCTAACGTTTCTAAGTTTAAAGTCGGTTTTGACTCATGTTGCGTTAGTGGCTTATTCGCTAGAACTGATGCTAATGTAAAAACAATTGAAGCTTGTGATGCTGGTAGATTCTCAATGTTTATATCAGAAGATATGAAAGCATATCCGTGCTCTTTTCAAAAAGAACTCCATGAAGGGGATGTGATTCCAGAAAATGGTAATTTCTTAGATATCTGGCAAAATTCAGATAATTTTACGGGATTTCGTGACTACTTCGCTTCGAACAGGTGTGGAGGCTGCTCTAGTAAGAAAATTTGTTTAAATGGATGTCCATTATTTGATGAAATTGTTGTTTGTGGTAATAGATAG
- a CDS encoding phospho-sugar mutase, which translates to MDTQLKFRVQHWLKNDPDPLMRAELQALIDAGDEQAITARFAGRLAFGTAGLRGVVGAGPTRMNRLVVQQTSAGLGKYLMAQVSDIATRGVVIGYDGRHDSQQFAEDAAGVLCGLGIKVYLTKKIAATPLVAFGVLHLGAAAGIVVTASHNPPQYNGYKVYWGNGAQIIPPHDSGIAACIEKAANEQIKVTSLDDALIAGHLQILSDDFYQAYRDGVHQSPVLQHQTAPEQVSLAYTAMHGVGNEMALDVLKDAGFTKVYSVAAQALPDGDFPTVNFPNPEEKGAMDMVMAEAKKHNAMLACANDPDADRFAVAVRKSDGDYQMLTGDQVGVLFGHYLLTHAPDNQRFTCTTIVSSSLLSKVATSLDATCRTTLTGFKWLTNVGMTEQTDDNRFLFAYEEALGYTLGTMVWDKDGLSALVGFAQLTAELASKGLTIWDRLESIYQQHGFHLNSQVSIALKPTTPNIGAYLRDNPPQSIAGHKVVSTDDISLGKRLFADGGEEDISLPASDVLIYRLDNDARVIVRPSGTEPKIKCYYEVVVAMTASDTLATAQLRAQVEMDEFIQAHQASLPK; encoded by the coding sequence ATGGATACGCAGTTAAAATTTAGAGTACAGCATTGGCTTAAGAATGACCCTGACCCACTAATGCGTGCAGAGCTACAAGCCTTGATTGACGCGGGTGACGAACAAGCTATCACTGCTCGCTTTGCTGGGCGTTTAGCATTTGGTACCGCAGGGCTTAGAGGCGTAGTGGGCGCAGGACCGACTCGGATGAACCGTTTAGTTGTACAGCAAACATCTGCAGGGCTGGGGAAGTATTTAATGGCACAAGTCAGTGACATTGCCACGCGCGGTGTAGTGATTGGATATGACGGCCGCCATGACTCACAACAGTTTGCTGAAGATGCCGCCGGTGTGCTGTGTGGATTAGGGATTAAGGTTTACCTTACGAAAAAAATTGCCGCGACCCCACTCGTCGCATTTGGTGTGCTACACCTTGGTGCAGCCGCTGGCATTGTGGTGACAGCCAGCCATAACCCCCCGCAATACAATGGTTATAAGGTGTATTGGGGCAATGGCGCGCAAATCATCCCACCGCATGACAGTGGTATCGCGGCGTGTATTGAAAAGGCCGCCAACGAGCAGATAAAGGTCACCTCATTAGATGACGCATTAATCGCGGGTCATTTACAGATTTTGTCAGATGATTTTTATCAGGCTTATCGTGATGGTGTGCATCAATCACCGGTATTACAACATCAAACAGCGCCAGAGCAGGTGAGTCTCGCCTACACCGCTATGCACGGCGTGGGCAATGAAATGGCACTTGATGTGCTCAAAGACGCTGGCTTTACCAAGGTCTATTCTGTCGCGGCTCAAGCGCTGCCCGATGGTGATTTTCCAACGGTAAACTTTCCAAACCCTGAAGAGAAGGGGGCGATGGATATGGTGATGGCGGAGGCTAAAAAGCACAACGCAATGTTAGCTTGTGCCAACGATCCTGATGCGGACCGCTTTGCCGTTGCTGTCCGTAAATCGGATGGTGATTACCAAATGCTGACTGGCGATCAAGTCGGGGTGTTATTTGGCCACTATCTACTGACACATGCACCCGATAATCAGCGATTCACGTGCACCACGATTGTGTCATCGAGTCTTTTATCTAAAGTTGCCACCAGTTTAGACGCGACTTGTCGCACAACGTTAACCGGCTTTAAGTGGCTGACCAATGTCGGTATGACCGAACAAACAGACGATAATCGATTTTTGTTTGCCTATGAAGAAGCGCTCGGTTACACGCTTGGCACTATGGTGTGGGACAAAGACGGTTTATCAGCATTAGTTGGCTTTGCACAGTTGACCGCAGAGCTTGCAAGCAAAGGGCTAACGATTTGGGATAGATTAGAGTCAATATATCAACAGCATGGGTTCCATCTTAATAGCCAGGTAAGTATTGCGCTAAAACCGACAACGCCCAACATTGGCGCTTATTTACGTGACAATCCACCACAATCGATAGCAGGCCACAAAGTGGTGTCGACCGACGATATCAGCCTAGGTAAACGCTTGTTTGCAGACGGAGGCGAAGAAGATATTAGTTTGCCTGCCAGTGATGTACTCATCTATCGCCTTGATAATGACGCCAGAGTCATTGTTAGGCCATCAGGCACTGAGCCAAAAATTAAGTGTTATTACGAAGTGGTAGTGGCAATGACGGCTAGCGATACGCTAGCTACAGCTCAATTACGGGCGCAAGTTGAAATGGATGAATTTATCCAAGCGCATCAAGCGTCACTGCCTAAGTAG
- a CDS encoding pseudouridine synthase family protein — protein MSLLKTECHIKVTDPEIDAVSLLSQQTELSKQTIKQAMQKGAVWLTHGKQTNRLRRAKKALNQGDEVHLYYNQAVLDEQVDAAELLFDEGQYSVWFKPFGMRCQGSKWSDHSTINRFAETHLEPARSAYIIHRLDLAATGLIVLGHSKKITAAIAKLFETRALDKYYQVIVEGEFSAAKVTIDSEVDGKSALSYAHRLEYNAELNQSKVQVKIESGRKHQIRVHMASIGHPVVGDRLHGNGSEATPNLQLTSCYLNFICPITQQDKVFELPQAYRPHF, from the coding sequence ATGAGCCTGCTTAAAACTGAATGCCATATCAAGGTCACAGATCCCGAAATTGATGCGGTGAGTCTGCTGTCACAACAAACTGAACTCAGTAAACAGACAATAAAACAGGCAATGCAAAAAGGCGCTGTTTGGCTGACTCACGGTAAACAAACTAATCGCTTAAGACGCGCCAAAAAAGCGTTGAATCAAGGCGATGAGGTGCACCTCTATTACAATCAAGCAGTGTTAGACGAACAAGTCGACGCGGCTGAGTTATTATTTGACGAAGGTCAATACAGTGTATGGTTTAAGCCATTTGGCATGCGCTGCCAAGGTTCTAAGTGGAGCGACCATAGCACGATTAATCGCTTTGCCGAGACTCACCTAGAGCCTGCTCGTAGCGCCTATATTATCCATAGGCTCGATCTTGCTGCAACTGGGCTTATCGTATTGGGCCACAGTAAAAAGATCACTGCGGCCATTGCTAAGTTATTTGAAACACGCGCATTAGATAAATATTATCAGGTGATCGTAGAGGGCGAGTTTTCTGCCGCAAAGGTCACTATCGACAGCGAAGTTGATGGTAAGTCGGCGCTGTCATACGCCCACCGACTTGAATACAACGCCGAGCTAAATCAATCTAAAGTACAGGTGAAGATTGAGTCTGGCCGAAAACACCAAATACGGGTGCATATGGCAAGTATCGGGCACCCGGTGGTGGGCGATAGATTACACGGCAATGGCAGTGAAGCGACGCCAAATTTACAGCTCACCTCATGCTATTTAAACTTTATCTGCCCTATCACTCAACAAGATAAAGTCTTTGAACTACCACAAGCTTATCGTCCGCACTTTTAA
- a CDS encoding cytochrome b/b6 domain-containing protein, with protein sequence MSNKMNNKVANELVEHQVWDKPVRVFHWVNVVLITALMFVGLIMLFKSELGISGLAAKIKLKELHTIIGYMFAVNLIIRLVWGVVGTGFAKFSTMRPKISDVTAYRHRLSKGENPQYIGHNPIGKFAVVAIMTLLVVIMTTGLMRAGTDIYYPPFAGVVTRYIAADNVDPTTIKAYDDTGVNLDKKASMKPYKSLAGDIHLYSVYLLMLLILMHIIGVVLAEVRHQPGIISAMFSGKKRIAGKCEDSTD encoded by the coding sequence ATGAGTAATAAAATGAATAATAAAGTAGCCAATGAATTGGTTGAACACCAAGTTTGGGATAAACCTGTGCGTGTTTTTCATTGGGTCAATGTCGTGCTAATCACAGCATTAATGTTTGTCGGTTTAATTATGCTATTTAAGTCTGAACTTGGGATCAGTGGTTTGGCTGCAAAGATTAAACTTAAAGAGTTACACACCATTATTGGCTATATGTTTGCCGTTAATTTGATCATCAGGTTAGTGTGGGGCGTTGTCGGCACTGGATTTGCTAAATTTTCCACAATGCGTCCCAAAATAAGTGATGTAACTGCCTATAGACACCGTTTGAGTAAAGGCGAAAATCCGCAATATATAGGGCATAATCCTATCGGAAAGTTCGCTGTTGTAGCAATAATGACTCTGCTGGTGGTGATTATGACGACGGGGTTGATGCGTGCGGGAACCGACATCTATTATCCGCCTTTTGCGGGAGTGGTTACTCGTTACATCGCCGCTGATAACGTCGATCCTACCACCATAAAAGCCTATGACGATACTGGAGTGAATCTCGATAAAAAAGCCAGTATGAAGCCTTATAAGAGTCTTGCTGGCGACATTCATCTCTATAGTGTTTATCTATTAATGTTGCTTATATTGATGCATATCATCGGTGTTGTATTGGCTGAAGTACGTCATCAACCAGGTATTATTTCAGCGATGTTTTCTGGCAAGAAAAGAATCGCGGGTAAGTGCGAAGACAGTACTGATTAA